A section of the Chitinophagales bacterium genome encodes:
- a CDS encoding T9SS type A sorting domain-containing protein, translated as MKKIILSVTTALLSMVAIAQVPNLTCRPDTVYHLNSDSIISSMYIYTYNSSDSPLTELAYNWDTSAWKEAFLTTYTYNNYGYLLDKTIQGWYNGAWYNALKTSKTYDNNNNLTSVLEQQADINGWANLELTSYTYDANSNQTSYMYQVWTANGWDGMGRDSSTYDANNKRINRVLYSWDNGVWEISNYEVFSYDSSDILINVLGYNRNANLWDTAQLTSYTYDSNNNLTHLLEQSWNGSSWVNRSQESISYDGNNNQTLWLYESFSVGVWIKESQKIYTYDGNNNQTSYMFQRWENNAWATIVYNDYVYCNDGCRKAEYFYNSPTPNNLQLQDGYIYPCSSSISAIEQTDVATTDFTLYPNPTNGNVTVAVNAEHQDGFLLQLYNSVGQLLLSKSINGQTTKLNLQNYTAGIYTIVLTHAGKSTRHKLIRN; from the coding sequence ATGAAAAAAATTATTCTTTCTGTAACAACAGCATTGCTTTCTATGGTAGCCATTGCGCAAGTTCCAAATTTAACTTGTCGGCCAGATACCGTTTACCATCTTAATTCAGATTCAATTATTAGTAGCATGTACATTTATACGTATAATTCAAGTGATAGTCCCTTAACTGAGTTAGCCTATAACTGGGATACCAGTGCATGGAAAGAGGCATTCCTAACTACCTATACCTATAACAACTACGGTTACTTGCTAGATAAAACAATTCAGGGATGGTATAACGGTGCATGGTATAATGCTTTAAAAACTTCCAAGACTTATGACAATAACAATAACCTGACAAGTGTTTTAGAGCAGCAGGCTGATATTAACGGTTGGGCAAATTTGGAGTTGACAAGCTATACTTATGATGCCAATAGTAATCAAACAAGCTATATGTACCAGGTGTGGACTGCCAATGGTTGGGATGGGATGGGTAGAGATTCTAGCACATACGATGCAAACAACAAACGGATAAATAGAGTGCTTTATAGTTGGGATAATGGTGTTTGGGAAATTTCAAACTATGAAGTTTTTTCTTACGATAGCAGCGATATCCTAATAAACGTATTAGGTTACAATAGAAATGCCAATTTATGGGATACTGCTCAACTGACAAGCTATACATACGATAGTAACAATAATCTAACTCATCTTTTAGAGCAAAGCTGGAATGGTAGCAGTTGGGTAAATCGCTCTCAGGAAAGTATCTCCTATGATGGAAATAACAACCAAACACTTTGGTTATACGAATCGTTTTCAGTTGGAGTATGGATTAAGGAAAGTCAGAAAATCTATACTTATGATGGTAACAATAACCAAACAAGTTATATGTTTCAAAGATGGGAGAATAATGCATGGGCAACTATCGTTTATAATGATTATGTATATTGTAATGATGGTTGCAGGAAAGCAGAATACTTTTACAATTCGCCCACGCCTAATAATTTACAATTACAAGATGGTTATATCTATCCATGTTCGTCCTCTATATCGGCAATTGAACAAACAGATGTTGCAACAACAGATTTTACTCTTTATCCAAACCCTACCAACGGTAATGTTACTGTTGCTGTTAATGCAGAACATCAGGATGGTTTTCTGTTACAACTATATAATTCCGTAGGACAACTGCTTCTTAGTAAAAGCATTAACGGGCAAACTACCAAGTTAAATCTGCAAAACTACACAGCTGGGATTTACACTATTGTTCTAACCCATGCCGGTAAATCAACAAGGCACAAGTTGATACGGAATTAA
- a CDS encoding Ig-like domain-containing protein, translating into MIKRYFLFVAVLTILSADSCKKKDDDGFFNGGNELNFTPEYIAPSQSGIIQVSANTIILKVGESASISAKLYEANGTEVSVQPTFNYTSEVPQIATVANGNINAIAEGETNIEVTDGLHGSSYVSVIVIGTSQTPPSDVYNIAFFPPILSLKQGESASFSYKIFDRKGNEIFPGTPTFVLSGAFGDATVSGTSVTAGSQSGVFSLLASIGGTNLLGSLQMVFGIPNGSNSSTSYVIDQVYYPCGFSSLGIKAKPVKVSIIETQSDGNGNVVISKYETSPDQITIKHPSVITNNGGRLQSVYPGYCKLAVMYKGVTVEGWSVVRPQLQGCWRDPSGQISLEFFTPLANIITYFVKYKYDFSLALPVFSYTLACLPGTTYDGELGQGGIDGLKGNEEPMYSGISSPNPSQWNSTLGILTDGYYLGQSATMKACSTYSLGSSFFEWNDTNRITLSSNSNSNNYTLSRGCESSPYFGDTVHIFGTAVSNNAACELTYGSGGIILFISDDNIKNDTLRITVVAGIDDMPGKNCASSGTHMPIPVDVKIPIQKNSSNIWEGDATFVYYDTFLFKLKNGTLTNNNNTFTGEVEVTSSQWQTMTKQITMMK; encoded by the coding sequence ATGATAAAACGATACTTTTTGTTTGTAGCGGTATTGACAATACTAAGTGCTGACTCATGTAAGAAAAAAGATGATGATGGATTTTTTAATGGGGGTAATGAATTGAATTTTACTCCAGAATATATAGCACCATCTCAATCAGGTATCATTCAGGTTTCGGCAAACACTATAATTTTGAAGGTTGGCGAGTCAGCATCAATATCTGCTAAACTCTATGAAGCAAACGGCACCGAGGTATCTGTTCAGCCTACATTTAATTACACATCGGAAGTACCTCAAATTGCAACGGTAGCAAATGGAAATATTAATGCAATTGCAGAAGGGGAAACCAATATTGAAGTAACAGACGGTTTACATGGAAGCAGTTATGTAAGTGTAATAGTTATCGGCACCTCACAAACTCCACCTTCAGATGTTTACAACATTGCATTCTTCCCACCAATACTTTCTTTAAAACAAGGAGAAAGTGCTTCGTTTAGTTACAAAATCTTTGACAGAAAAGGGAATGAAATCTTCCCGGGTACACCAACATTTGTATTGAGCGGTGCATTTGGAGATGCTACTGTTTCCGGCACATCTGTTACCGCGGGTTCGCAGTCAGGAGTTTTTAGCTTACTCGCATCTATTGGAGGGACTAATCTTCTAGGCTCGCTACAGATGGTTTTTGGTATCCCCAATGGCAGCAACTCATCAACAAGTTATGTTATTGACCAAGTTTATTATCCATGCGGGTTTTCGAGCCTTGGTATAAAAGCAAAGCCTGTAAAAGTTAGTATTATTGAAACCCAAAGCGATGGCAATGGTAACGTAGTAATTAGCAAGTACGAAACTTCACCCGACCAAATTACAATTAAACATCCTTCTGTAATTACTAACAATGGCGGAAGGTTACAATCTGTTTATCCCGGATATTGCAAGCTTGCAGTCATGTATAAGGGAGTTACAGTAGAAGGTTGGTCTGTTGTTCGCCCTCAACTTCAAGGCTGTTGGAGAGACCCTTCAGGACAAATTAGTCTTGAGTTTTTTACCCCACTAGCAAATATTATAACCTATTTCGTTAAATACAAGTATGATTTCAGCCTAGCTTTGCCGGTCTTTTCATATACACTTGCTTGCTTACCTGGTACAACCTACGATGGAGAATTGGGTCAAGGTGGTATTGATGGTCTAAAAGGGAATGAAGAACCAATGTATTCAGGAATAAGTAGCCCAAATCCTTCCCAATGGAATTCTACACTTGGCATTTTAACCGATGGTTATTATTTGGGACAGTCCGCCACTATGAAGGCGTGTTCTACATATAGTCTTGGTTCCTCGTTCTTTGAATGGAATGATACTAATCGTATAACTCTCTCATCTAATTCAAATTCTAACAATTACACATTATCTCGAGGGTGCGAGTCGTCTCCCTATTTCGGAGATACAGTTCATATTTTTGGCACTGCTGTTTCAAACAATGCTGCTTGCGAACTAACATATGGGTCAGGAGGTATTATACTTTTTATATCAGATGATAACATAAAAAATGATACTCTCCGAATTACAGTTGTGGCAGGTATTGATGATATGCCCGGTAAAAACTGCGCCAGTTCAGGCACTCATATGCCTATACCTGTAGATGTGAAAATCCCTATTCAAAAAAACAGCAGCAACATTTGGGAGGGGGACGCAACCTTTGTTTACTATGACACTTTTCTATTTAAACTGAAAAATGGAACGCTTACCAACAATAACAACACCTTTACGGGTGAGGTTGAAGTTACGAGCTCGCAGTGGCAGACTATGACGAAACAAATTACCATGATGAAGTGA
- a CDS encoding helix-turn-helix transcriptional regulator, protein MEAKPEVKTLSERETEVLKLSAEGCGLKQIAILLNISEDTVDTHSRNVVSKLEVKNMKHAIATAIRKRIIE, encoded by the coding sequence ATGGAAGCAAAGCCTGAAGTAAAAACCCTATCGGAGCGCGAAACTGAGGTGCTGAAATTATCAGCCGAAGGGTGCGGTCTAAAGCAAATTGCTATACTGCTAAATATAAGTGAAGATACGGTGGATACCCACAGCCGAAACGTGGTAAGTAAACTGGAAGTTAAAAACATGAAGCACGCTATAGCAACTGCAATTCGAAAACGAATAATAGAATGA